One Solanum pennellii chromosome 9, SPENNV200 DNA segment encodes these proteins:
- the LOC107029743 gene encoding geraniol 8-hydroxylase-like isoform X1: MDYMNILVGLLFAYFLVYGVVIFTLRRSKRVAPGPFPLPIIGNLHLLGDKPHISLTQLAIKYGPIMNLKLGQINTVVISSSVLAKQVMQKQDLSFSSRSVPDALYACNQSDFSIVWLPVNSQWRTFRKIMNSHIFSGHNLDVSKHLRSEKVQQLIDYCHKNGQNCEAVNIGRAAFRTTLNLLSNTIFSKDLTDPFSDSAKEFKDLVWNIMVEAGEPNLVDYFPFLRKIDPQGRRRRMTNHFTKVLQLMSGLIDERLNERKMRNHINGDVLDSLLNICPQEIDRNHIEHLFLVDMFVAGSDTTSNTLEWAMAELLKNPHTLEKAQEELAQVIGRGKLIDEDDVAKLSYLRCVVKETFRIHPPVPFLIPRKTVEDVEFCGYIIPKDSQILVNIWAIGNDYSLWEDPLDFKPERFWESDIDVRGRDFELIPFDAGRRICPGLPLAIKMVPVTLGSILNTFNWKLHGGIEPKDLDMEEKFGITLAKAQPLLAIPVPL, translated from the exons ATGGACTACATGAACATTTTGGTAGGACTattatttgcttattttttgGTGTATGGAGTTGTTATTTTTACACTTAGAAGAAGCAAAAGAGTTGCACCAGGTCCCTTTCCTTTGCCTATCATTGGAAATCTTCATTTGCTTGGTGACAAACCTCACATATCACTTACTCAACTCGCGATAAAATATGGTCCAATTATGAATCTAAAATTGGGGCAAATAAATACAGTAGTCATTTCCTCATCAGTCTTGGCTAAACAAGTCATGCAAAAGCAAGATTTGAGCTTTTCCAGCAGATCTGTTCCTGATGCACTCTATGCTTGCAATCAGTCTGATTTCTCTATTGTTTGGTTACCTGTCAACTCTCAATGGAGAACATTTCGAAAGATTATGAACTCTCACATCTTCTCAG GTCACAATCTTGATGTTAGTAAGCATCTAAGATCTGAAAAGGTCCAGCAGCTGATTGACTACTGTCATAAGAATGGGCAAAATTGTGAAGCAGTAAATATTGGAAGAGCAGCATTTAGAACTACCTTAAATCTGTTGTCCAACACCATTTTCTCAAAAGATTTAACTGATCCATTCTCTGATTCTGCTAAGGAATTTAAGGATTTGGTGTGGAACATCATGGTTGAGGCTGGTGAACCCAATTTAGTAGACTATTTCCCCTTTCTCAGGAAAATTGATCCACAAGGTAGAAGGCGACGCATGACAAATCATTTTACTAAGGTTCTTCAACTTATGAGTGGTTTAATTGATGAGCGATTAAACGAAAGAAAGATGAGAAACCATATAAATGGTGATGTTTTAGATTCACTTCTCAACATTTGCCCTCAAGAAATCGACAGGAATCATATCGAGCATCTCTTCTTGGTG GATATGTTTGTAGCAGGGAGCGATACGACATCAAATACATTGGAGTGGGCAATGGCTGAACTACTCAAGAATCCACATACTTTGGAGAAAGCACAAGAAGAACTTGCACAAGTGATTGGTAGAGGCAAACTAATAGATGAAGATGATGTTGCAAAATTATCTTACTTGAGGTGTGTCGTGAAAGAAACCTTTCGAATACACCCACCAGTTCCATTTTTAATTCCACGCAAAACAGTGGAAGATGTTGAGTTTTGTGGCTACATTATTCCAAAAGACTCGCAAATTCTTGTGAACATATGGGCAATAGGGAATGACTATAGTCTATGGGAAGACCCTTTGGACTTTAAGCCGGAGAGGTTTTGGGAGTCAGATATAGATGTTAGAGGTCGGGATTTTGAGCTAATTCCATTTGACGCTGGTCGAAGAATATGCCCTGGATTGCCTTTGGCTATCAAGATGGTTCCAGTAACACTAGGTTCAATTCTAAATACTTTTAATTGGAAGCTCCATGGTGGAATTGAACCTAAAGATTTGGACATGGAGGAAAAATTTGGTATTACACTGGCAAAAGCTCAACCTCTGTTAGCTATCCCTGTTCCACTATAG
- the LOC107029743 gene encoding geraniol 8-hydroxylase-like isoform X2, which yields MDYMNILVGLLFAYFLVYGVVIFTLRRSKRVAPGPFPLPIIGNLHLLGDKPHISLTQLAIKYGPIMNLKLGQINTVVISSSVLAKQVMQKQDLSFSSRSVPDALYACNQSDFSIVWLPVNSQWRTFRKIMNSHIFSGHNLDVSKHLRSEKVQQLIDYCHKNGQNCEAVNIGRAAFRTTLNLLSNTIFSKDLTDPFSDSAKEFKDLVWNIMVEAGEPNLVDYFPFLRKIDPQGRRRRMTNHFTKVLQLMSGLIDERLNERKMRNHINGDVLDSLLNICPQEIDRNHIEHLFLDMFVAGSDTTSNTLEWAMAELLKNPHTLEKAQEELAQVIGRGKLIDEDDVAKLSYLRCVVKETFRIHPPVPFLIPRKTVEDVEFCGYIIPKDSQILVNIWAIGNDYSLWEDPLDFKPERFWESDIDVRGRDFELIPFDAGRRICPGLPLAIKMVPVTLGSILNTFNWKLHGGIEPKDLDMEEKFGITLAKAQPLLAIPVPL from the exons ATGGACTACATGAACATTTTGGTAGGACTattatttgcttattttttgGTGTATGGAGTTGTTATTTTTACACTTAGAAGAAGCAAAAGAGTTGCACCAGGTCCCTTTCCTTTGCCTATCATTGGAAATCTTCATTTGCTTGGTGACAAACCTCACATATCACTTACTCAACTCGCGATAAAATATGGTCCAATTATGAATCTAAAATTGGGGCAAATAAATACAGTAGTCATTTCCTCATCAGTCTTGGCTAAACAAGTCATGCAAAAGCAAGATTTGAGCTTTTCCAGCAGATCTGTTCCTGATGCACTCTATGCTTGCAATCAGTCTGATTTCTCTATTGTTTGGTTACCTGTCAACTCTCAATGGAGAACATTTCGAAAGATTATGAACTCTCACATCTTCTCAG GTCACAATCTTGATGTTAGTAAGCATCTAAGATCTGAAAAGGTCCAGCAGCTGATTGACTACTGTCATAAGAATGGGCAAAATTGTGAAGCAGTAAATATTGGAAGAGCAGCATTTAGAACTACCTTAAATCTGTTGTCCAACACCATTTTCTCAAAAGATTTAACTGATCCATTCTCTGATTCTGCTAAGGAATTTAAGGATTTGGTGTGGAACATCATGGTTGAGGCTGGTGAACCCAATTTAGTAGACTATTTCCCCTTTCTCAGGAAAATTGATCCACAAGGTAGAAGGCGACGCATGACAAATCATTTTACTAAGGTTCTTCAACTTATGAGTGGTTTAATTGATGAGCGATTAAACGAAAGAAAGATGAGAAACCATATAAATGGTGATGTTTTAGATTCACTTCTCAACATTTGCCCTCAAGAAATCGACAGGAATCATATCGAGCATCTCTTCTTG GATATGTTTGTAGCAGGGAGCGATACGACATCAAATACATTGGAGTGGGCAATGGCTGAACTACTCAAGAATCCACATACTTTGGAGAAAGCACAAGAAGAACTTGCACAAGTGATTGGTAGAGGCAAACTAATAGATGAAGATGATGTTGCAAAATTATCTTACTTGAGGTGTGTCGTGAAAGAAACCTTTCGAATACACCCACCAGTTCCATTTTTAATTCCACGCAAAACAGTGGAAGATGTTGAGTTTTGTGGCTACATTATTCCAAAAGACTCGCAAATTCTTGTGAACATATGGGCAATAGGGAATGACTATAGTCTATGGGAAGACCCTTTGGACTTTAAGCCGGAGAGGTTTTGGGAGTCAGATATAGATGTTAGAGGTCGGGATTTTGAGCTAATTCCATTTGACGCTGGTCGAAGAATATGCCCTGGATTGCCTTTGGCTATCAAGATGGTTCCAGTAACACTAGGTTCAATTCTAAATACTTTTAATTGGAAGCTCCATGGTGGAATTGAACCTAAAGATTTGGACATGGAGGAAAAATTTGGTATTACACTGGCAAAAGCTCAACCTCTGTTAGCTATCCCTGTTCCACTATAG